In a single window of the Nilaparvata lugens isolate BPH chromosome 1, ASM1435652v1, whole genome shotgun sequence genome:
- the LOC120353706 gene encoding uncharacterized protein LOC120353706 — protein MISNKQQHQGKRKLRFLEEEDEETIFVPSKKQHAYEGENSSLTPLLQQAAQEEEEARDFIGLINKPTPKPWVPLRELEEHLPHPILSAREETNRHRRRIILKIRKASTI, from the exons ATGATCTCCAACAAGCAGCAGCATCAGGGGAAGAGAAAGCTGCGCTttctggaggaggaggatgaggagaccATATTTGTACCCtcaaag AAACAACATGCATATGAAGGTGAGAACTCCTCCCTCACACCACTACTGCAACAAGCAGctcaagaggaggaggaggcccGCGACTTCATTGGGCTTATAAATAAGCCTACACCCAAACCCTGGGTTCCTCTGAGGGAATTGGAGGAACACCTCCCTCACCCAATCCTCTCTGCAAGGGAGGAAACGAATAGGCACAGACGTAGAATAATACTAAAAATACGCAAGGCGTctacaatataa
- the LOC120353702 gene encoding uncharacterized protein LOC120353702: MSEEEGESSIFLSRADLIRNLVHQNTNRGVLTEPDIIDRPIMVDSQLEVLNEEVFLLDGERYKIMDNVEIQVTNYNQDLVTDLNDLENDGVESAMDKSQFISNVPVQEAKETNCDQTFKPCTENNVNDDFVESNVNESRLMQDVEDVDVEEVPSEETTFDHTFKPCTENNVNDDFVESNVDESRLMQDVEDVDIEEVPSEDNADDPTFEPDKETPSCQKKKGKKKTSRWHKRSPDE, encoded by the exons ATGtcggaggaagaaggagaatcaTCCATATTTCTGTCAAGAGCGGATTTAATAAGAAATTTGGTACATCAAAACACAAACAGAGGG GTTTTAACAGAACCAGACATTATTGATAGGCCTATCATGGTTGATTCACAATTGGAAGTTTTGAATGAGGAAGTATTCCTGCTTGATGGAGAAAGATACAAAATCATGGATAATGTTGAAATACAG GTAACTAATTACAACCAAGATTTGGTAACAGACTTGAATGATCTGGAAAATGATGGAGTTGAGTCTGCTATGGATAAAagtcaattcatttcaaatgtTCCTGTTCAAGAAGCTAAG gAGACTAACTGCGATCAAACTTTCAAACCATGTACAGAAAATAATGTGAATGATGATTTTGTTGAGTCTAATGTCAATGAAAGCAGATTAATGCAAGATGTTGAAGATGTGGATGTTGAAGAAGTTCCATCTGAA GAGACAACCTTCGATCATACTTTCAAACCATGTACAGAAAATAATGTGAATGATGATTTTGTTGAGTCTAATGTCGATGAAAGCAGATTAATGCAAGATGTTGAAGATGTGGATATTGAAGAAGTTCCATCTGAA GACAATGCTGATGATCCTACATTTGAGCCTGATAAGGAGACTCCATCTTgtcagaagaagaaggggaaaaaGAAAACATCTAGATGGCACAAGAGAAGTCCAGATGAATGA